Within the Sebastes umbrosus isolate fSebUmb1 chromosome 5, fSebUmb1.pri, whole genome shotgun sequence genome, the region GACTTTGCTCAGTGGCAGCTGAGTGAACTGCTCATGGTATGTCTACTAGCTGGGCCAGTCTGAGATTTCTTGATACCACAGAGACAAGAAAAGGGAAAAGATCTCAATCAGTTCTCTCTAGGAAGGACACCTGCTCACTGCAAAACTCTCAACAGAATAAAATTTACAGGAATTAGCAACACAATCTCATCCCAGCTTGTCACATACtaacgctttgtcagacccctcggcgccacttttcggtcgcagtgaacacatgcttcatgttgtgaattaaacaaaaacacttgcttatgttcaggcaacaaaactacttagatagatttaggaaaaaacaacatagatGGTTGGGGTTTAAAATTACaacgtttttacagtgaaaatgtgactggacgttgtgaacacgggacacgaatgatCAGCTGATTATAAAGACAAAGTGAAATGTAACAtgcgggacacaaacagcggtctcctggatgaaaaccttgTCTTTTTAGGAAACGGCCGtaacaaagcgtcagtatttgacgccctgggaatgagaacgggctggaattagatgcttttgttgttttttggttgaTGTTACATATGTTACAGAGACGGTAAAATATTATTATGGCGTTTTTTCCAAAGGATCATAAAGTAATCACCTGAATACTACAGCGTTGAACTTAAACCttttagaaaatgtttaaaaaatgagcACAAATGCAAAATATCAAATGGCCAAACACTTTCATCAGAAACGATCTCTTCTCTCGTCTCTATATCTCAAGACATCAAGTGACTCTTCAGCTCATGAGGCAATCAGTAAATCACTTCCATGCATTAGTGACTTGAGTGAGAGTGATACTGCCAGCTGGCCTCATAAATCCTTTTTTCAAATCATTATGTAATCCCTTCGATGCTGGTGCAGGACTATTGTGTGTAATTGCCTGCTGAAATGACCTGTTCTTTACACAAATGAACAACAATCAAGCACGTGAGCAAACCTTCACAGTCGAGGACAATCGGAGCTCGAGATTGATATGTATCTCCACAGAAAGCACTCCTTGTAAACATTGTGCCTTTACTGAGTCCATTAAAAAGGGGTAGACATGTATCTTGAATTCTATTTACAAAGATTGAATTGTTATTCTGCCATTTTCCTTTCCACTGTGGGGGTTGGGTGGGATGTAACctggaaaattaaaaaacaaacgtaGGGCCAATTAGCTTTAAGGGGATATTCCTTTGCGCAATTATTCTTTATTAACTAAAGAACAGGAAGCTTCAGAGACTCCTGGACGGCGAAACTGTGATAATTACATGACGCAAATTCAAGTGTAAGCTGATTGAGTCAATCGTAAACACTGCAGCTTGCGGCCAATTGTAATCATTGTTTTAAATGCATGGATTAAACCACAGATGTCTCCGTTGAAGAGCATATTAATTGCAGCACAAGATGAACATATGCTTGGAATAAAAGCTCACAATGCAGAGCCACAAGCTCAATTAAAATGAACACTCCTCGTGTTAGTGGGATAGCACGATGGTATTAATGAACCTGATTACTTTGATTACTGTTGAAGATTAGTGTTTTCTGCACATTCATGGCCTGGCAATGAGCTCCAGAATAATCATGAATAATgccaaatgattgatttctctGCAACACACTCCTGAGCATTGTTTCCTTTcacattgttgttttcattcatcaaCCCAAGGTTAATCCTTTAAACTGACCGGCATCACAATCGATACAGGATAGACTCTACATCTGGTTCATCTTTCACATGGCATTAGCAGATAACAATTTCCTCTAGGGTCATTATCACTGAGCTTGAATGTATTCTCACATCTGAGAGGCAAAAAAAAGGCAAGACCGGGCAAAGCAGAGTGTAGATAGGTCTAATCTTGTTGGTTGATGTGCTAAGAAGGCAGAAAGTGTCACATGACCTGCAGGTTACCATGACAGCAAATGTGTCCATCCTTGAGATGTCTTTGACTGAGATGCTGGACCTCCTCGAATACATTTACAGTGCCATACATGACAACGTAGCCGAACAAAAAGATCATATTTACATCACCGGAAAAGAAATGGATTGCCAACAGACTGCCTCAGTTAAATGATATTCATTCATTTGGCATCAAAGCAAATCACCTCATTGAAAAGTACCTTGATTTCATCTGAGACCTCTGATGAATCGCACTGTacacattaaaaagaaatgaactCCATTTAGAGGTAGCACCGAGGCTACAAGGACACAATTTGGCTGATAATAAGAAAAACGATTCAATATGGAATGACACATTCAGCATGTCCGAGGCTATCGCCACAGAATCAAAAGCAGGAATTTGCGTCgctaaaaaacatgtttaaacatGCAGCTACAGCCCCTGTGTACCGGTGTATTAATATGACTATCTAACACTGTTGAAGCCGCCGCATGCTGGTAGCAGCTGCACAAGCAGTTTTTTAActtgcagtaggcagaatgtttttagcaTCGTTGGGCAACAAattccattataacctttcagcatattgtaattcaagtgttctgagagaaaactagacttctgcacctcctcatggctctgttttcaggctttagaaaatgtagactgtgacgggagactttggccaatcacaggtcatttcagagagagagcgttcctattggctgttaatTCAacggagcagctgtcaatcactaactccaatcaaacggtcaaactaggcagcgctgatcaaatatgaattcatattctgttactgtaatgcctatttctcgttttcagaagcatcttgtaCTGTACTATTTAGTCataaacattctcattttacagctaaacagtacactacaagatgtttctgaaaacatttgaggtgagaaataggcattacattaacagaatattgagtcatatttgatcagcgctgcctagtttgaccgttcgatcggagtttgcgagcgATTGAcggctgctcagagacggcaggctccagctcggctctgattggttgttttactccggtctatgaaatcttgcagatgccattataggagcaccggaggacacaggggcacatgattttattcagacctgtctcatgcattactgtcaggacatagtgaccgttttataaaaataactctttcAAATCATATTccctccaattctacccactgcagctttaagtgtgcCAAAAAAGCTTTTTGATAATTTAAATGTCCTGGTGCATGCAATTTGGACAGTTTAGACATGGCCGTGTATCCAAAGAGCACCTCTCTCTCTACTTATATTAATGTAACTGGTCAAAAGGCTGCAcaaattatgttattttttcctctccatAAAGTTTTGGCTGGTGAAATTAGGTACATTACACATTGTGCACTTACAAAACAAGAATACTTTTAATCTGATGAAATACGCAGGGAGTGCTCAATGGCACCTTGTAACTACAGCATCAGGCCACCCTGTCATCCATCATCTCATAATATCGAACAACACAAATCTACAGCGCTTTCCCTCACACACTTCGTTCATAAGAGCAGCCTTGAAGCTATTTCTGAAAAGAAGATTGCtgagaaaataattaaacaacATACCAGTGCATTCATATTCAGGAGGGAAAGTGGCAACAAACGAAATGCTTCACATTTCATAGTCCTGGCTGCTCGCCGAGGAATGCAACATACGGTATATTATAAAATTTACAACAACTGATACCCGGCAGGTAGCATCATCAGCATTCAGCGCAGAAACAACTAACTTCATATCAATGCAAACACTAATAAATAACCTTACAATCATCATTTGACTCCAGTTTAGGACTTGCATTCTTTTTCTGAATGGCCACCGTGGTTACATTTCATGTAAGATATGGCAACGGTATTTACAACTTAATATAAGCACATTTACAGTTTCTTTCTTAATTTACAGACattcacaaaaagaaaaaacacacttgTCCTTTAGCTGGTTTATGGCTTCAAGTTGTTGAAAGCAATGACTCAGTTCAGAAACTAAAAAAGAGCATGAGATAAATCCCTTCCATTGAAGTCACTTAGGAGTCACCCATATTCAGTTCTTGGGCCTGGGAGATGATACCAAAACTGAGAACTGGCAATGAAGGAGTTCCCAGCTCCCACGCTGCAGCCAAATGCAGAAAGTGACACGGTCATGCAACCACATGCTGGTCAGGTGACTTTAACTGGAATTTGTTTTAAGCAAAACAAATGCACCCAGAGCAGACTTGGCTGATTCTTATTAAGATTGCAACTGAGATCTCTCTTGTCTCCCGTTGCACCATATCCCTCTGTGGAGGACGTGGGGGAACATTTTTGTCCCCGTGTTTTTCGCAACACATCCATGACAATAGTGTATCCACTTTCACATCCGTCTCTGTCCCGGCTTCCTGTCAAAGGTCGACTTAGCCACATTGTGAATTAGGATTCTTGATGCTCTCTTGCTTCTTCTGGTTCAGGGCATCCAACGCCGTCTGGGTCTCCTTCTGTTCGTCTAAAGAGCAGTTGGACACGGCGTTAGCCATGATGCAGACCTTGCGGAGGAGGATCTCCCTGAAGAGCAGATAGACCCACGGGTCCAGGATCTGGTTGAGGGAGGCCAAGCGGATCGCAGTCAGAAAAAAGTTGCAGTCTAACTGGACGTCCCGGCTAGAGGTGTGATTGGAGGTCAACAATGTTGAGTTGCAATCGTGGGAGGACACCTGGTTGGAGATCATCCTCAGCATCAGCACCTGAGGATGGCGGGAGGCACAAGCTGTTAGTACCATTTAGGACTGGCCGGgcaaatatcatgatatttttgaccaaatacctcgatatcgatattgcgacAATATTCtagggttgaccattggtgcttttacaaaatttcacacaatgagatttttgataaataatgatCAGTAATGTTGATGTAATGACTAAGTgactgatatttaaaaatgtaatatggaTATCATAtgaataatacacatatgatattGTATAAATAGTACAGTGCCCCATGaatcatatatatactgtacatacatatactgtatatacagtacatatatacacatatattgtacatacactctctccacctccctacgctcatattttgaatgtaattaatttgccaaaaagagacaaaacgcacaataaacaaagttaaaaaatgaatgtgactgatacatttttactgaattttctatagatattgcgataatatcgttattgtgaattcttttggccgtgtagtgaaaatctgatatagtgacagccctagtaccaATAGAGGATAATGAGGATAAATTATGTTCATTAGTGAAAATGTACCACGGAGAAAGCCTTTTAAGAGGTGGATGTTGTATTAAATGCACACTGGCTGAGAAATAACATTTCTAATATTTAATGCCACTAATCTGTAAGACAATCCTGAGCAGATACTGAATCAAACATCTGGGAGAAAGGCACTCCTACTCCCTGTAGGTACTCGCTCTCTGCCATCAGTGCGACCACAGTGCTGTGGCTTCTATTAATATCCTTTGTGGGACTATTGAAAATGTGCCTGACAATGCATGACCTCATAGCACACTGAGCAGACCCCCCAAACAGGACTCGGCTAAGTGGATTGCTCCTTAATGGAAAGTGGCAGCCGGCATTTCAAAGGAATCATACATGACAGTATTTATGGTAAGTAGTAACATGCAAGTATGGTTTGTGTTTGAGAGAAGAGAATTAGAGTAAAAGAAGTTGATTtgaatgagtgagtgattgAGGGGGAAACAGAAAATGTGAGCAGCTTCCTTGTTGCCAACGGGAGATGAAGCATCTCCAGAGATCTGCAGCTGTTTGTGACAGTAAAACCCCAATTAAAACTGTGAATTATGACACTGGGCCACTTTAACATATTATATCACCCGCTATAAGATAAAAAAGAATCAAACATTAGAAAATATATGCTTGAAAGTAACAAAATAATCCAGCATTAttagaaaaaaatttaaaaaagtaaaaagaaagtaaaaaataatcaagcattattagaaaatatataaagtatatccTCTGTAACATATTAGTTCACCCACTATAagatacaaaaaataatcaagcatttttagaaaatatatgtttgaaagtaaaaaataatcaagcattattagtaaaaaataaaaaaggtaaaaaataatCAAGCATTATTAGTAATAACTAAAGcaagtaaaaaataatcaagcattattagataaatatataaagtatatatccTCTGTTCCATTCTGTGCCATATTAACTATTGAGTGCATGCTGTATATAGAAATGTATATAGGCTGCAGTCGCCTATGGAAACACACCAGCAGAGACCAGAAGCTGTTGGTGACAGTAACAACCCAATTAAAACTGAGAATTATGACACTGGGCCACTTTATAATATTAGTTCAACTCCCTATAAGATAAAATATTTAAGCATTATTAGAGAATATATCTCCTCTGTTCCATTCTGTGTAACTATTGATTGCATGCTGTATATAGAAATATACATAGGCTGCAGTCGCCTTTCTAGAAACATACCAGCAGAGGAGACCAGCATATAAGGAGGACGCACATAATGCCTAACAGCTGAATGACAGTCTCCGTGGTGAGCCGTTCCCACTGCTTGGAGGACTGAGACGTGCCAGACTTTGTTTTGCACCGGATAACCAAGCCTCGGATCGTCAACACGTTGCAGGAAAGTGTAACAAGCAGAGAGAAAATCCCAAGAACAGCGAAAGTGATGGCAAAAAACACACTGCCATTGGCAGCCTTGTAGCCAGTGCTGATGAAGCACCATGTGCCCGGCCACTGGCGCGTATATTCACCCACACCTGCGACGGGCAGCAGCGCAAAGAGCAACACCAGACACCAAATGG harbors:
- the ptger3 gene encoding prostaglandin E2 receptor EP3 subtype, whose amino-acid sequence is MTHMDGCDSLESLQTTSGDMLEFNFSKLREGNNTTQKNSSCGSVSVCFSITMMITGMVGNSLALILVYISYKKKENKRKKSFLLCIGSLALTDLFGQLLTSPIVISVYQADMKWELIDSSGRLCAFFGVCMTTFGLCSLFLASAMAIERAMAITNPHWYSNHMKTSVTKQTLAAIWCLVLLFALLPVAGVGEYTRQWPGTWCFISTGYKAANGSVFFAITFAVLGIFSLLVTLSCNVLTIRGLVIRCKTKSGTSQSSKQWERLTTETVIQLLGIMCVLLICWSPLLVLMLRMISNQVSSHDCNSTLLTSNHTSSRDVQLDCNFFLTAIRLASLNQILDPWVYLLFREILLRKVCIMANAVSNCSLDEQKETQTALDALNQKKQESIKNPNSQCG